One Ardenticatenales bacterium genomic region harbors:
- a CDS encoding DUF4177 domain-containing protein, producing MLTPLPLKGIEMYQYEIVRIHFTYNFWKKLWQPCRDYHSIIKEYISRGWRLNSILSAPTRGLFGGIEYIEIFFERDLDTNNVTSEQVRIKTFN from the coding sequence ATGTTAACGCCGCTCCCATTAAAAGGAATCGAAATGTATCAATACGAAATTGTTCGCATTCATTTCACGTACAATTTTTGGAAAAAACTTTGGCAGCCCTGCAGAGATTACCATTCTATAATCAAGGAATACATTTCCCGGGGTTGGCGGCTGAATAGTATCTTGTCTGCGCCAACAAGAGGGTTATTTGGAGGAATTGAGTATATTGAAATATTTTTTGAACGGGATCTCGATACAAATAATGTTACTAGTGAGCAAGTAAGAATTAAAACGTTCAATTAG
- a CDS encoding transposase, with translation MFRKNNQHQQPNFFNSDLLMPDKMRQQLHDSWAGVFRTEVFRRIPEGRFALLYSETDSRPNAPVNVLVGGDMLKDGFGWTDEELERHLQFDLQTRYALGLDDLSQNVPTLRTFQNHRRRVREHAETTGENLYEVVFGVITDEQIEKLKLKVGWQRMDSTQLLSNIAMGSRLELVLRVLQQGVTALPEARQAIWRQEQAAYVVKQPRHICYRLKNEEVPDYLRQTGKLLVALLSELEAEEGATEARALVARVLREQYQIEDDETIRLREPKEITADSLQSPHDPEATYREKNGERYRGFVSNVSETCDPENPVQLITSVQTASNNTDDGQLLAQSLAEQAERGHQVDKMTVDGGYTGPKSEEACDAHGTELHPSRLRGGKSQGKQWGWEQYSWQLAVDRRRHTRTGQLSAGAIGYFGAGAERGALVGTIGERCLCGMPLFPKGMSGSAA, from the coding sequence ATGTTTCGTAAAAACAACCAACATCAACAACCCAATTTCTTCAACAGCGACCTCTTGATGCCCGACAAAATGCGCCAGCAATTGCACGATTCCTGGGCCGGCGTGTTCCGCACAGAGGTTTTCAGGCGCATTCCCGAAGGACGGTTCGCCCTCTTGTACAGCGAAACCGATTCGCGTCCTAACGCGCCCGTCAACGTTCTGGTAGGCGGCGATATGCTCAAAGACGGCTTTGGTTGGACTGATGAAGAATTGGAGCGGCATTTGCAATTTGACCTGCAAACACGATACGCATTGGGTCTGGACGATTTGAGCCAAAACGTTCCCACGCTGCGAACCTTCCAAAATCATCGGCGGCGTGTGCGGGAACATGCCGAGACAACGGGAGAAAACCTGTATGAAGTTGTCTTTGGGGTCATAACCGATGAACAGATAGAGAAATTGAAGCTGAAAGTGGGCTGGCAGCGGATGGACAGCACCCAATTGTTGAGCAATATCGCTATGGGTAGTCGTCTGGAATTGGTATTGCGCGTTTTGCAGCAAGGGGTAACGGCCTTGCCAGAAGCGCGTCAAGCGATTTGGCGGCAAGAACAGGCAGCGTATGTGGTTAAACAACCGCGCCATATCTGTTATCGGTTGAAAAACGAAGAAGTTCCCGATTATTTGCGGCAAACAGGAAAACTGCTGGTGGCCTTGTTGTCGGAATTGGAAGCGGAAGAGGGGGCAACAGAAGCCAGAGCGTTGGTAGCGCGGGTATTGCGCGAACAGTATCAAATAGAAGATGACGAGACGATTCGATTGCGGGAACCAAAAGAAATTACCGCCGACAGTTTGCAATCGCCCCATGACCCGGAAGCGACGTATCGGGAGAAAAATGGGGAGCGGTATCGCGGCTTTGTGAGCAACGTTAGCGAAACGTGCGACCCGGAAAACCCAGTGCAACTGATAACCAGCGTACAAACAGCCAGCAACAACACCGATGATGGTCAATTGCTGGCGCAATCGTTGGCCGAACAGGCTGAACGCGGCCATCAGGTCGATAAAATGACGGTGGATGGCGGTTACACCGGCCCCAAGTCCGAAGAAGCGTGCGACGCGCATGGGACAGAATTGCATCCATCTCGTCTGCGCGGCGGTAAATCGCAAGGGAAGCAGTGGGGTTGGGAGCAATACAGTTGGCAGTTGGCAGTTGACAGACGACGGCATACCAGAACAGGTCAGTTGTCCGCAGGGGCAATTGGCTATTTTGGAGCCGGGGCAGAAAGAGGGGCGTTGGTTGGCACGATTGGCGAGCGATGTTTGTGCGGAATGCCCCTTTTTCCAAAAGGAATGTCGGGTTCAGCCGCGTAA
- the ychF gene encoding redox-regulated ATPase YchF, translating to MRLGIIGLPGAGKTTIFNALTRGNAPTGQSMGGRFEVLSAVVDVPDTRVDVLTEMFQPKKTTYAKVTYSDVAGIQKGASEKGGFSGAILNHLSGLDGFVHVVRAFASDLVPHPDGSVNAARDLQALDTEFLFSDLVTVEGKLARLREGLGKGAFKGNKAEAQTELALFERLHEALLVERPLRELELSEEEEKSLRGYGFLTLKPVLVVVNIGDDQEEIPLDYPVAHSVVTHLRGKLEMELSQLTGDDLEMFMAEYGVEELSLGRVVALSYELMGLQSFFTVGEDEVRAWTVNRGATAVEAAGTIHTDLARGFIRAEVVAYEELVALGGMVGAKNAGKLRLEGKTYVVQDGDIVHIKFNI from the coding sequence ATGAGACTAGGCATTATTGGCCTGCCAGGCGCGGGCAAAACGACGATTTTTAATGCCCTGACGCGCGGGAACGCGCCTACGGGGCAGAGCATGGGGGGACGATTTGAGGTTTTATCGGCGGTGGTGGACGTGCCGGACACGCGCGTGGACGTGCTGACGGAGATGTTCCAGCCTAAAAAGACGACATATGCGAAGGTGACTTATTCCGATGTTGCCGGCATTCAAAAAGGCGCCAGCGAAAAAGGGGGATTCAGCGGGGCCATCCTCAACCATCTGTCCGGGCTGGACGGCTTCGTCCATGTCGTGCGTGCCTTTGCCAGTGATCTCGTGCCCCATCCCGACGGTTCCGTCAACGCCGCGCGCGACCTGCAAGCCCTGGATACCGAATTTCTTTTCAGCGACCTGGTTACGGTTGAGGGAAAACTGGCGCGACTGCGGGAGGGGTTGGGCAAAGGGGCGTTCAAAGGCAACAAGGCGGAGGCGCAGACGGAACTGGCGCTGTTTGAACGGCTGCACGAGGCGCTGCTGGTGGAGCGCCCGCTGCGGGAATTGGAATTGAGCGAAGAGGAAGAGAAATCGTTGCGCGGGTATGGGTTCCTCACGCTGAAACCGGTCCTCGTGGTGGTGAATATCGGGGACGACCAGGAGGAAATCCCGCTTGACTATCCCGTGGCGCATAGCGTGGTCACGCACTTGCGCGGCAAGCTGGAGATGGAACTTTCGCAGTTGACGGGGGACGATTTGGAGATGTTCATGGCGGAGTATGGGGTGGAGGAGTTAAGTCTGGGGCGCGTGGTCGCTCTCAGCTATGAGTTGATGGGGCTGCAATCCTTCTTCACGGTGGGGGAGGATGAGGTGCGGGCGTGGACGGTGAACCGGGGGGCGACGGCGGTGGAGGCGGCGGGGACGATTCACACGGACCTGGCGCGGGGCTTCATCCGTGCCGAGGTGGTGGCGTATGAGGAGTTGGTGGCGTTGGGGGGCATGGTGGGGGCGAAAAATGCCGGCAAACTCCGCCTGGAAGGCAAAACGTATGTGGTACAGGATGGGGACATCGTGCATATCAAGTTTAACATTTGA